A window of the Cygnus atratus isolate AKBS03 ecotype Queensland, Australia chromosome 4, CAtr_DNAZoo_HiC_assembly, whole genome shotgun sequence genome harbors these coding sequences:
- the HGSNAT gene encoding heparan-alpha-glucosaminide N-acetyltransferase isoform X2 — protein MSMENLHSSSFGWITFNQKCSYQLLAVIPPRDGGPGKAVVVDTQHPLSLLLNGSLAGSELCKIQYHFGEFGNYSLVIKTLSTSTKTVSCDIVINEGPVNSYLPILFAFLVYMGILAILIIWRLVMKIDPVRNWVYKKLNPRETDRLINSELGSPNTTDSISSDSAPRLWSATSRQRLRSLDTFRGLSLIIMVFVNYGGGKYWFFKHESWNGLTVADLVFPWFVFIMGTSISLSLSSMLRWGSSKQKVLGKILWRSFLLILLGIIVVNPNYCLGPLSWENLRIPGVLQRLGLTYLVIAALEVLFTRAGADSGTLEMSCPALQDILPYWPQWIFILMLEVIWLCLTFLLPVPGCPRGYLGPGGIGDFGNYPNCTGGAAGYIDRLILGENHIYQHPSSSVLYQTTMPYDPEGILGTINTIFMAFLGLQAGKIILSYRDQHKQILSRFFIWSIVMGIISAILTKCSKEEGFIPINKNLWSTSYVTTMSCFAFILLLLIYYLVDVKRLWSGAPFFYPGMNSILVYIGHEVFENYFPFKWKMQDSQSHAEHLTQNLIATTLWVIISYVLYRKRIFWKI, from the exons ATGTCAATGGAAAACTTGCACAGCTCCAGCTTTGGGTGGATAACTTTTAATCAAAAG TGCTCCTACCAGCTCCTGGCCGTCATCCCGCCAAGAGATGGGGGCCCGGGCAAAGCGGTGGTGGTGGACACGCAGCACCCGCTCAGCCTGCTGCTCAACGGCTCCCTGGCTGGCAGTGAGCTCTGCAA GATTCAGTATCATTTTGGAGAATTTGGCAATTACTCCCTGGTGATAAAGACCCTAAGCACAAGCACCAAAACAGTTTCTTGTGATATAGTCATCAATGAAGGCCCTGTCAACAGTTACCTCC CtattctctttgctttcctggTCTATATGGGGATCCTTGCTATCCTGATCATCTGGCGCCTTGTTATGAA AATTGATCCAGTCAGAAATTGGGTTTACAAGAAACTGAACCCTAGGGAAACTGATCGTCTGATTAATTCT GAGCTGGGATCCCCGAACACAACGGACTCCATTAGTAGTGATTCTGCCCCACGTTTGTGGAGCGCAACCTCTCGCCAGCGCCTGCGTTCCCTGGACACGTTCCGAGG GCTCTCTCTTATAATTATGGTGTTTGTGAACTATGGAGGAGGAAAATACTGGTTCTTCAAACACGAGAGTTGGAATG GATTAACAGTGGCAGATCTGGTTTTTCCATG GTTTGTGTTCATTATGGGCACGTCGATATCACTGTCACTGAGCTCCATGCTGAGGTGGGGAAGTTCCAAGCAGAAGGTGCTAGGGAAAATCCTCTGGAGGAGTTTTCTGCTAATCCTGCTGGGAATCATAGTTGTGAATCCCAATTACTGCCTTGGGCCAC TGTCCTGGGAAAATCTGCGCATCCCTGGGGTGCTCCAGCGGCTGGGACTGACATACCTGGTGATTGCTGCTCTCGAAGTCCTGTTTACAAGAGCTGGGGCTGACAGTGGGACCTTG GAGATGTCatgtcctgctctgcaggaTATTCTTCCCTACTGGCCACAGTGGATTTTCATTCTGATGTTAGAAGTGATTTGGCTCTGCCTGACCTTTTTGTTACCCGTGCCAGGCTGTCCCAG GGGCTATCTTGGTCCTGGGGGCATTGGAGATTTTGGAAACTATCCTAACTGCACTGGAGGAGCAGCTGGTTACATTGATCGTCTGATTCTTGGAGAAAACCATATATATCAGCATCCCTCTTCTAGT GTGCTTTACCAAACAACAATGCCATATGATCCTGAAGGGATCCTGGGGACCATAAATACCATTTTTATGGCGTTTCTGGGACTGCAG GCAGGAAAAATTATCTTGTCCTACAGAGACCAGCACAAACAGATTCTGAGTCGGTTCTTTATATGGAGCATAGTAATG GGAATTATTTCTGCTATCTTGACAAAATGTTCTAAAGAAGAAGGGTTTATTCCCATAAACAAGAACTTATG GTCAACATCGTACGTGACAACCATGAGCTGCTTCGCCTTCATCCTCTTATTACTGATATATTACCTTGTGGATGTCAAGAGACTGTGGTCAGGTGCTCCGTTTTTCTACCCAG GAATGAACTCCATCCTGGTCTACATCGGACACGAAGTGTTTGAAAACTACTTCCCTTTTAAGTGGAAGATGCAAGACAGTCAATCCCACGCGGAACATCTGACTCAAAACCTCATCGCAACAACTCTTTGGGTCATAATATCATATGTACTTTACAGGAAAAGGATATTCTGGAAAATCTGA
- the HGSNAT gene encoding heparan-alpha-glucosaminide N-acetyltransferase isoform X1, producing MAAALAAAVAAALGAVLLAPGSTEPPGDGPAAAFSRWGAAERWRPPGVRMDQALLLVRNELPEQGLSLLARCGACHRCSYQLLAVIPPRDGGPGKAVVVDTQHPLSLLLNGSLAGSELCKIQYHFGEFGNYSLVIKTLSTSTKTVSCDIVINEGPVNSYLPILFAFLVYMGILAILIIWRLVMKIDPVRNWVYKKLNPRETDRLINSELGSPNTTDSISSDSAPRLWSATSRQRLRSLDTFRGLSLIIMVFVNYGGGKYWFFKHESWNGLTVADLVFPWFVFIMGTSISLSLSSMLRWGSSKQKVLGKILWRSFLLILLGIIVVNPNYCLGPLSWENLRIPGVLQRLGLTYLVIAALEVLFTRAGADSGTLEMSCPALQDILPYWPQWIFILMLEVIWLCLTFLLPVPGCPRGYLGPGGIGDFGNYPNCTGGAAGYIDRLILGENHIYQHPSSSVLYQTTMPYDPEGILGTINTIFMAFLGLQAGKIILSYRDQHKQILSRFFIWSIVMGIISAILTKCSKEEGFIPINKNLWSTSYVTTMSCFAFILLLLIYYLVDVKRLWSGAPFFYPGMNSILVYIGHEVFENYFPFKWKMQDSQSHAEHLTQNLIATTLWVIISYVLYRKRIFWKI from the exons atggcggcggcgcTGGCTGCGGCCgtggcggcggcgctgggcgcggtgctgctggcaccgggCAGCACGGAGCCGCCCGGggacggccccgccgccgccttctCACGGTGGGGGGCTGCGGAGCGGTGGAGGCCTCCGGGGGTCAGGATGGATcaagccctgctgctggtccGCAATGAGCTGCCGGAGCAGGGCCTCAGCCTGCTCGCCCGCTGCGGTGCCTGCCACAGG TGCTCCTACCAGCTCCTGGCCGTCATCCCGCCAAGAGATGGGGGCCCGGGCAAAGCGGTGGTGGTGGACACGCAGCACCCGCTCAGCCTGCTGCTCAACGGCTCCCTGGCTGGCAGTGAGCTCTGCAA GATTCAGTATCATTTTGGAGAATTTGGCAATTACTCCCTGGTGATAAAGACCCTAAGCACAAGCACCAAAACAGTTTCTTGTGATATAGTCATCAATGAAGGCCCTGTCAACAGTTACCTCC CtattctctttgctttcctggTCTATATGGGGATCCTTGCTATCCTGATCATCTGGCGCCTTGTTATGAA AATTGATCCAGTCAGAAATTGGGTTTACAAGAAACTGAACCCTAGGGAAACTGATCGTCTGATTAATTCT GAGCTGGGATCCCCGAACACAACGGACTCCATTAGTAGTGATTCTGCCCCACGTTTGTGGAGCGCAACCTCTCGCCAGCGCCTGCGTTCCCTGGACACGTTCCGAGG GCTCTCTCTTATAATTATGGTGTTTGTGAACTATGGAGGAGGAAAATACTGGTTCTTCAAACACGAGAGTTGGAATG GATTAACAGTGGCAGATCTGGTTTTTCCATG GTTTGTGTTCATTATGGGCACGTCGATATCACTGTCACTGAGCTCCATGCTGAGGTGGGGAAGTTCCAAGCAGAAGGTGCTAGGGAAAATCCTCTGGAGGAGTTTTCTGCTAATCCTGCTGGGAATCATAGTTGTGAATCCCAATTACTGCCTTGGGCCAC TGTCCTGGGAAAATCTGCGCATCCCTGGGGTGCTCCAGCGGCTGGGACTGACATACCTGGTGATTGCTGCTCTCGAAGTCCTGTTTACAAGAGCTGGGGCTGACAGTGGGACCTTG GAGATGTCatgtcctgctctgcaggaTATTCTTCCCTACTGGCCACAGTGGATTTTCATTCTGATGTTAGAAGTGATTTGGCTCTGCCTGACCTTTTTGTTACCCGTGCCAGGCTGTCCCAG GGGCTATCTTGGTCCTGGGGGCATTGGAGATTTTGGAAACTATCCTAACTGCACTGGAGGAGCAGCTGGTTACATTGATCGTCTGATTCTTGGAGAAAACCATATATATCAGCATCCCTCTTCTAGT GTGCTTTACCAAACAACAATGCCATATGATCCTGAAGGGATCCTGGGGACCATAAATACCATTTTTATGGCGTTTCTGGGACTGCAG GCAGGAAAAATTATCTTGTCCTACAGAGACCAGCACAAACAGATTCTGAGTCGGTTCTTTATATGGAGCATAGTAATG GGAATTATTTCTGCTATCTTGACAAAATGTTCTAAAGAAGAAGGGTTTATTCCCATAAACAAGAACTTATG GTCAACATCGTACGTGACAACCATGAGCTGCTTCGCCTTCATCCTCTTATTACTGATATATTACCTTGTGGATGTCAAGAGACTGTGGTCAGGTGCTCCGTTTTTCTACCCAG GAATGAACTCCATCCTGGTCTACATCGGACACGAAGTGTTTGAAAACTACTTCCCTTTTAAGTGGAAGATGCAAGACAGTCAATCCCACGCGGAACATCTGACTCAAAACCTCATCGCAACAACTCTTTGGGTCATAATATCATATGTACTTTACAGGAAAAGGATATTCTGGAAAATCTGA
- the HGSNAT gene encoding heparan-alpha-glucosaminide N-acetyltransferase isoform X3 codes for MKSFHVSITKENFYFLRDQFSPILMRLNFSPSSSSSDRSNMSMENLHSSSFGWITFNQKCSYQLLAVIPPRDGGPGKAVVVDTQHPLSLLLNGSLAGSELCKIQYHFGEFGNYSLVIKTLSTSTKTVSCDIVINEGPVNSYLPILFAFLVYMGILAILIIWRLVMKIDPVRNWVYKKLNPRETDRLINSELGSPNTTDSISSDSAPRLWSATSRQRLRSLDTFRGLSLIIMVFVNYGGGKYWFFKHESWNGLTVADLVFPWFVFIMGTSISLSLSSMLRWGSSKQKVLGKILWRSFLLILLGIIVVNPNYCLGPLSWENLRIPGVLQRLGLTYLVIAALEVLFTRAGADSGTLEMSCPALQDILPYWPQWIFILMLEVIWLCLTFLLPVPGCPRGYLGPGGIGDFGNYPNCTGGAAGYIDRLILGENHIYQHPSSSVLYQTTMPYDPEGILGTINTIFMAFLGLQAGKIILSYRDQHKQILSRFFIWSIVMGIISAILTKCSKEEGFIPINKNLWSTSYVTTMSCFAFILLLLIYYLVDVKRLWSGAPFFYPGMNSILVYIGHEVFENYFPFKWKMQDSQSHAEHLTQNLIATTLWVIISYVLYRKRIFWKI; via the exons atgaagaGTTTTCATGTAAGtatcacaaaagaaaatttctatttcttgAGGGACCAATTTTCCCCCATACTCATGCGACTtaatttctctccctcctcctcttccagtgATAGATCAAACATGTCAATGGAAAACTTGCACAGCTCCAGCTTTGGGTGGATAACTTTTAATCAAAAG TGCTCCTACCAGCTCCTGGCCGTCATCCCGCCAAGAGATGGGGGCCCGGGCAAAGCGGTGGTGGTGGACACGCAGCACCCGCTCAGCCTGCTGCTCAACGGCTCCCTGGCTGGCAGTGAGCTCTGCAA GATTCAGTATCATTTTGGAGAATTTGGCAATTACTCCCTGGTGATAAAGACCCTAAGCACAAGCACCAAAACAGTTTCTTGTGATATAGTCATCAATGAAGGCCCTGTCAACAGTTACCTCC CtattctctttgctttcctggTCTATATGGGGATCCTTGCTATCCTGATCATCTGGCGCCTTGTTATGAA AATTGATCCAGTCAGAAATTGGGTTTACAAGAAACTGAACCCTAGGGAAACTGATCGTCTGATTAATTCT GAGCTGGGATCCCCGAACACAACGGACTCCATTAGTAGTGATTCTGCCCCACGTTTGTGGAGCGCAACCTCTCGCCAGCGCCTGCGTTCCCTGGACACGTTCCGAGG GCTCTCTCTTATAATTATGGTGTTTGTGAACTATGGAGGAGGAAAATACTGGTTCTTCAAACACGAGAGTTGGAATG GATTAACAGTGGCAGATCTGGTTTTTCCATG GTTTGTGTTCATTATGGGCACGTCGATATCACTGTCACTGAGCTCCATGCTGAGGTGGGGAAGTTCCAAGCAGAAGGTGCTAGGGAAAATCCTCTGGAGGAGTTTTCTGCTAATCCTGCTGGGAATCATAGTTGTGAATCCCAATTACTGCCTTGGGCCAC TGTCCTGGGAAAATCTGCGCATCCCTGGGGTGCTCCAGCGGCTGGGACTGACATACCTGGTGATTGCTGCTCTCGAAGTCCTGTTTACAAGAGCTGGGGCTGACAGTGGGACCTTG GAGATGTCatgtcctgctctgcaggaTATTCTTCCCTACTGGCCACAGTGGATTTTCATTCTGATGTTAGAAGTGATTTGGCTCTGCCTGACCTTTTTGTTACCCGTGCCAGGCTGTCCCAG GGGCTATCTTGGTCCTGGGGGCATTGGAGATTTTGGAAACTATCCTAACTGCACTGGAGGAGCAGCTGGTTACATTGATCGTCTGATTCTTGGAGAAAACCATATATATCAGCATCCCTCTTCTAGT GTGCTTTACCAAACAACAATGCCATATGATCCTGAAGGGATCCTGGGGACCATAAATACCATTTTTATGGCGTTTCTGGGACTGCAG GCAGGAAAAATTATCTTGTCCTACAGAGACCAGCACAAACAGATTCTGAGTCGGTTCTTTATATGGAGCATAGTAATG GGAATTATTTCTGCTATCTTGACAAAATGTTCTAAAGAAGAAGGGTTTATTCCCATAAACAAGAACTTATG GTCAACATCGTACGTGACAACCATGAGCTGCTTCGCCTTCATCCTCTTATTACTGATATATTACCTTGTGGATGTCAAGAGACTGTGGTCAGGTGCTCCGTTTTTCTACCCAG GAATGAACTCCATCCTGGTCTACATCGGACACGAAGTGTTTGAAAACTACTTCCCTTTTAAGTGGAAGATGCAAGACAGTCAATCCCACGCGGAACATCTGACTCAAAACCTCATCGCAACAACTCTTTGGGTCATAATATCATATGTACTTTACAGGAAAAGGATATTCTGGAAAATCTGA
- the POMK gene encoding protein O-mannose kinase, which translates to MEKKPHLAKRDLPPREASAVLLVLLVLLLNALLYLYLSDLHSSSGRAETDPSLCPFGYFKLGSVKNCSPWLSCEAINKEVRKLKCVGEGAVKRVFLSEWKENKVVLSQLTNIELKEDFLHGLKMLKALQSRHVVRLLGYCEKQFTILTEYHPLGSLRGLNETLHIPKYKGMNTWHRRLMLAIDYVSVIRYLHSSPLGTLVMCDSNDLDKVLSQYLLTSDFHILVNDLDALPLVNKSSGRLVKCGHRELQGEFVAPEQRWPYGEDVPFDDDLMPPYDEKTDIWKIPDVSNFFLGHVEGSDIVRLHLFDIHAACKKKDPAKRPSAQEILDTYRKVLTLLIREVAMPGTREML; encoded by the exons ATGGAAAAGAAGCCGCACTTGGCGAAAAGGGACTTGCCGCCCAGGGAGGCGTCGGCGGtcttgctggtgctgctggtccTGCTCCTTAACGCCCTTCTCTACCTGTACCTCAGCGACCTCCACAGCTCGTCCGGGCGTGCCGAAACGGaccccagcctctgcccttTCGGGTACTTCAAACTAGGGTCAGTGAAAAATTGTTCCCCCTGGCTCTCCTGCGAAGCCATCAATAAGGAAGTCAGGAAACTCAAGTGTGTTGGTGAGGGAGCTGTGAAAAGG GTCTTTCTTTCTgagtggaaggaaaacaaagtggtTCTGTCACAGCTCACCAACATCGAGCTGAAGGAGGACTTTCTCCACGGACTGAAGATGCTGAAAGCACTACAAAGCAGGCACGTTGTCCGGCTGCTTGGCTACTGTGAGAAGCAGTTCACAATCCTCACCGAGTACCATCCTCTGGGCTCCCTGAGGGGCTTGAATGAAACTCTCCACATCCCCAAATACAAGGGCATGAACACCTGGCATCGCAGGCTGATGCTTGCCATAGACTACGTGAGCGTCATTCGCTACCTGCACAGCAGCCCTCTGGGCACTTTAGTGATGTGCGATTCGAATGATCTGGACAAGGTGCTCTCTCAGTACCTCCTGACAAGTGACTTTCACATCCTGGTGAATGATTTGGATGCTCTGCCTCTCGTGAACAAGAGCAGTGGCAGGCTGGTGAAGTGTGGTCATCGGGAGCTGCAGGGCGAGTTTGTAGCTCCTGAGCAGCGGTGGCCCTATGGGGAGGATGTGCCATTTGATGATGACCTCATGCCTCCCTATGATGAGAAAACAGACATCTGGAAAATCCCAGATGTCTCCAATTTTTTCTTGGGCCATGTTGAAGGGAGTGACATTGTGCGACTGCATTTGTTTGACATCCATGCAGCATGTAAGAAGAAGGACCCAGCCAAAAGGCCTTCTGCCCAAGAGATCTTAGATACGTACAGGAAAGTTTTAACTCTGCTGATTCGGGAGGTGGCCATGCCTGGTACTAGGGAAATGTTATAG